ATCGCCGATTTCGTCGCGAGTACCGCCGAAAAGGACAACCCAGGGAACGTCTTCGAACTTGAGTCCAGCCGTATGCTGGAAGCCCATGTCAGCGGCAGGACATGGTCGAAACTCGGCTCGATGGTCGCTTACCGGGGCAGCCTGCAATTCAAGCGCGAAGGAATGCTTGAAGGTGGCGTCGGCAAGGCCCTGATGAAGATGGTTTCGGGCGAAATGTCACCGCTCGTCAAGATCGAAGGGAACGGCATCGCCTACTTGGCTGACGAGGCGAAAGAGGTCACGATCCTTCGCCTGACGGGCGATTCCATCAACGTCAACGGTAACGACCTTCTCGCGTTCGAAGACACGGTCTCCTATGACATCACGATGCATAAGAGGATCGCCGGCATGATGTCGGGGGGCCTGTTCTCGGTCAAGCTGAGCGGCAACGGCATGGTCGCCATCGTGTCGCACGGCAAGCCCTTGACGCTGAAAGTCTCTCCGAACGATCCGGTCTTTACGGATCCGAATTCGACCGTCGCGTGGTCCGGTAACTTGACTCCCGAACTGAAGTCCGACATTAACTTTAAGACCTTGATGGGGCGCGGTGGCGGAGAGACGTTCCAGATGGCTTTCCGTGGCGAGGGTTTCGTCGTCGTCCAGCCGTTCGAGGAACATCCGGCCGTCCAGTCGACCGCTCGCTAACAGCGAACGGTCGACTGACGAGAAGCCGCTGTCAGTTCACCTGGACCATTTCGAAGGCTTCGACGACGTCGCCTTCTTTGAAGTCTTCCCAGCCCTCGAACTTTAAGCCACAGTCCTGGCCCGCGATGATCTCGCGCACGTCCTCTTTCACGTTGCGGAGCGAAGCGACCTTGCCCTCGTAGACCAGTTCCGTGCCCCGCTTGATACGGACTTGGGCGCCGCGCAGGATCTTGCCGTCGGTACAGTGCGAACCCGCGACTTTGCCCGCCTTCGAAAGCTTGAAGGCGACCCGGACTTCGACGGTGCCCATGTACTCTTCTTCGAACTTGGGCTCGAGCATGCCTTTGACGGCGTTCTCGATGTCCTCGATGAGTTCATAGATGATCGTGTACGTGCGGATTTCGACCTTTTGACGCTCGGCCTCGTTCTTCGCGCCCGGTTCGGGTTTCACGTTGAAGCCGACGACGATCGCGTTCGCCGCGCTGGCGAGCAAGATGTCGCCTTCGGTGATCGTCCCGACGCCTGCGTGGATCACCTTGACGTTGACTTCGTCGTTCTCGATCTTGTCGAGAAGGCCCTTGACCGCCTCGACGCTCCCTTGAACGTCCGCCTTGACGATCAGGTTGAGATCCTTGACATCGTCCTCGACACCCATCTTCCGGATGTCCTTGAGGCTGACCCGCCGTTTCGGGCTGAACAGGGCCTTGGCGCGCTCTTCGTCCACGCGAACCCCGACGGTGTCGCGGGCGTCCCGCTCGTCCTTGGCCGGTTCCACGGTGTCGCCGGCGAGCGGAACGTCGTCTAAGCCGAGCACCTCGACCGGCATCGAGGGGCCGGCGGACGGCATCCTTTCGCCTTTCCAGTCCGTCAGGGCCTTCATCTTGCCCCACGTCCGTCCGACGATGATCACGTCCCCGACCTTGAGGGTGCCTTCCTCGACCAAGACCGTGGCTACGGGGCCTCGGCCTTTCTCGAGCTTCGCTTCGATGACGACGCCTTTCAGCGCGCCCTTCGGATCGGCCTTCAGCTCCATGATGTCCGCTTGAAGCAGGATCATTTCGAGGAGGTGGGGGATGCCTTCGCCCGTGTGGGCGCTGACCGGACAGACGATGACGTCTCCGCCGTAGTCTTCTGCGACCAGTTCGTACTGGGTGAGCTGCTGCTTCGCCTTCTCGACGTTCGCTTCAGGTTTGTCGATCTTGTTGACCGCGACGATGATCGGGACTTGAGCGTTCTTGACGTGGCTGATCGCCTCGATCGTCTGCGGCATGATGCCGTCGTCGGCGGCGATCACAAGGATCGCGATGTCCGTGACCTGCGCACCTCGGGCCCGCATCGCGGTAAACGCCGCATGGCCCGGCGTGTCCAAAAACGTGATGACGCCTTCAGGAAGCGTGACCTGATAAGCGCC
Above is a genomic segment from Armatimonadota bacterium containing:
- the infB gene encoding translation initiation factor IF-2; its protein translation is KDDLDLIREAVKEAVGDPGSVRLSPSKTTPRDIAAALGQPDKDVLKTLMTKVKVMATLTTTLAQDVAEKLAGEFGKTVVWAEPSTAPKPQLGGAKKGGPQPHKAEKRPPVVTILGHVDHGKTSLLDYIRKTNVVKGEFGGITQHIGAYQVTLPEGVITFLDTPGHAAFTAMRARGAQVTDIAILVIAADDGIMPQTIEAISHVKNAQVPIIVAVNKIDKPEANVEKAKQQLTQYELVAEDYGGDVIVCPVSAHTGEGIPHLLEMILLQADIMELKADPKGALKGVVIEAKLEKGRGPVATVLVEEGTLKVGDVIIVGRTWGKMKALTDWKGERMPSAGPSMPVEVLGLDDVPLAGDTVEPAKDERDARDTVGVRVDEERAKALFSPKRRVSLKDIRKMGVEDDVKDLNLIVKADVQGSVEAVKGLLDKIENDEVNVKVIHAGVGTITEGDILLASAANAIVVGFNVKPEPGAKNEAERQKVEIRTYTIIYELIEDIENAVKGMLEPKFEEEYMGTVEVRVAFKLSKAGKVAGSHCTDGKILRGAQVRIKRGTELVYEGKVASLRNVKEDVREIIAGQDCGLKFEGWEDFKEGDVVEAFEMVQVN
- a CDS encoding AIM24 family protein, which encodes MPEADNVVTHTIADFVASTAEKDNPGNVFELESSRMLEAHVSGRTWSKLGSMVAYRGSLQFKREGMLEGGVGKALMKMVSGEMSPLVKIEGNGIAYLADEAKEVTILRLTGDSINVNGNDLLAFEDTVSYDITMHKRIAGMMSGGLFSVKLSGNGMVAIVSHGKPLTLKVSPNDPVFTDPNSTVAWSGNLTPELKSDINFKTLMGRGGGETFQMAFRGEGFVVVQPFEEHPAVQSTAR